Proteins from a single region of Pseudomonas sp. 10S4:
- a CDS encoding MFS transporter, whose product MKPNQPLNSGVVLLFAVACGLAVGNVYYAQPLLDAMADAFAMNPATIGIVVTLTQVGYGIGLLLLVPLGDLLNRRRLIVTQTLLSAVALLMIAFAQNSAWLLIGMALTGLLAVVTQVLVAYAATLAIAAQRGRVVGVVTSGIVVGILLARTVAGGMADLAGWRSIYLLSAGLTLLMALLLFRVLPKHEAAQPSHTYAALIGSVFTLFKEEPVLRQRAILALLTFTSAMVLWTPMVLPLSAPPLSLSHTQIGLFGLAGAAGALAAARAGHLADRGLGQWTSGLSLLLMLASWLPIAFTQSSLWALLLGVITLDLGLQAVHVTSQSMIYNVRPEAQSRLTAGYMLFYSIGSALGSIGSTAMYAWGGWTGVCLLGAGINAVALGYWWLTLSRQTQKTCGEGLAPVRLRSSRKPI is encoded by the coding sequence ATGAAGCCTAACCAACCATTGAATAGCGGCGTGGTGCTGTTGTTCGCTGTCGCCTGCGGCCTGGCCGTCGGCAATGTGTATTACGCCCAACCGTTGCTCGATGCCATGGCCGACGCTTTTGCCATGAACCCGGCGACCATCGGCATCGTAGTCACCCTGACGCAGGTCGGTTACGGCATAGGGCTGTTGCTGCTGGTGCCACTCGGGGATCTGCTCAACCGGCGACGCCTGATCGTCACGCAAACGCTGTTGTCTGCCGTGGCGTTGCTGATGATCGCATTCGCGCAGAACAGCGCCTGGCTGCTGATCGGTATGGCATTGACCGGGTTGTTGGCAGTGGTGACCCAAGTGTTGGTGGCTTATGCGGCAACCCTGGCGATTGCAGCCCAGCGCGGACGCGTGGTCGGCGTGGTTACCAGCGGCATTGTCGTCGGCATTCTGCTGGCGCGCACCGTGGCCGGCGGCATGGCGGACCTGGCGGGTTGGCGCTCGATTTATCTGCTGTCGGCGGGGTTGACCCTGTTGATGGCGCTGCTGTTGTTTCGCGTGCTGCCCAAACATGAAGCTGCGCAACCATCCCACACTTATGCAGCGCTGATCGGCTCGGTCTTCACTTTGTTCAAGGAAGAACCGGTGCTGCGGCAACGGGCGATCCTCGCCCTGCTGACCTTCACCAGCGCCATGGTGTTGTGGACGCCCATGGTGTTACCCCTGAGCGCCCCGCCGCTGTCGTTGTCCCACACGCAAATCGGATTATTCGGACTGGCCGGTGCCGCCGGAGCACTGGCGGCGGCCCGCGCCGGACATCTGGCCGATCGCGGTCTGGGGCAATGGACCAGCGGCCTGTCGCTGTTGTTGATGCTGGCTTCGTGGTTGCCTATCGCGTTCACCCAATCGTCGCTGTGGGCGTTGCTGCTTGGGGTGATCACGCTGGATCTGGGCTTGCAGGCAGTGCACGTCACCAGCCAGAGCATGATCTACAACGTGCGGCCCGAAGCGCAAAGTCGCCTCACTGCCGGGTACATGCTGTTTTACTCGATTGGCAGTGCGCTGGGGTCGATTGGTTCGACGGCGATGTATGCCTGGGGCGGGTGGACTGGCGTTTGCCTGTTGGGGGCGGGGATTAATGCCGTTGCATTGGGTTATTGGTGGCTGACATTGTCCCGCCAGACACAAAAAACCTGTGGCGAGGGGCTTGCCCCCGTTCGGCTGCGCAGCAGTCGTAAACCCATTTAA
- a CDS encoding winged helix-turn-helix transcriptional regulator, with product MVKRTSMEGAECPVARSLDAIGDWWSLLIVRDAFDGIRRFGEFQRNLGMAKNILSARLRTLVAHGIFDLVPASDGSAYQEYVLTEKGKGLFPLIIGLRQWGEAFFYEAGEAHSRVVDCEQGRPVRPLELRAEDGRLLGPEDCVRLAAQ from the coding sequence ATGGTCAAACGTACAAGCATGGAAGGCGCCGAATGCCCGGTCGCCCGGTCACTGGATGCAATCGGCGATTGGTGGTCGTTGCTGATCGTGCGCGATGCGTTCGATGGCATTCGCCGGTTCGGCGAGTTTCAGCGCAATCTGGGCATGGCCAAGAACATCCTGTCGGCACGACTGCGTACGTTGGTGGCTCACGGGATTTTCGATCTGGTGCCGGCGTCGGATGGCAGTGCGTATCAGGAATACGTGCTGACGGAGAAGGGCAAGGGCCTGTTCCCGTTGATCATCGGCTTGCGGCAATGGGGCGAAGCGTTTTTCTATGAGGCGGGGGAAGCGCATTCACGGGTGGTTGATTGTGAGCAAGGGCGGCCGGTGCGACCGTTGGAGTTACGCGCCGAGGATGGGCGGTTGTTGGGGCCAGAGGATTGTGTGCGGCTAGCGGCGCAATAA